The Oceanidesulfovibrio indonesiensis genomic sequence CTCTGGAACCAGGTCGAAGCGGACGATTTTCTGCTCAAACCCCTGGACCCTGCCGAAACAGCCTCGCGCATCTCCATTGCCCTGAACCGTTCCGTTCGCTCTCTGGACGCCAACCCCCTGAGCAACCTTCCAGGCAACACCTCCATCATCCAGCGCATCCAGGAACTTGTGGACATGGGCAGGGAGTTCGCCCTGCTGTATTGCGACCTCGATCATTTCAAGTCCTACAACGACAAGTACGGCTTCATCCGCGGGGACGAGGTTCTCATGATGACGTCGCGTGTCATCGTGAACACCGTGCGCTCCATGGGCCTGGAGTATTCTTTCGTGGGCCACGTGGGCGGCGACGACTATGTGTGCATCGTGCCCATGGCCAGGGCCGAGGAGGCATGCCGCAGGATCATCGCCAACTTCGACCCCATCCTGCCCAGCTTCTATGATCCCGAGGACCGCGACAGGGGGACGATCCTGGCTGAGGACAGGCGCGGCGAAAAGCAGAACGTTCCGCTCATGAGCATATCCATCGCCGTGGTCATGAACCACGGCGGCAAGATCCGCCATTACGGCGCCGCCGCGTATGCAGCCAGCCAGTTGAAGAAGCTGGCCAAGGAGAAGGAAGGCAGCGTCTATGTCATCGACCAGCGACTTTCCTGAGGCCAACGGCCCGGAACTTGTCGAGCGGTTTCTTACCCACC encodes the following:
- a CDS encoding diguanylate cyclase, which gives rise to MLHQSHLLEESPARSDRCLFNPFVRGMLITQDDALAELFHSLAPTERMQWERFVSTVGAMERLFTDPPDILVVDDTLEDGTGARFVNIIKSENVYRKLPVVLCLNRDELQGGLLWNQVEADDFLLKPLDPAETASRISIALNRSVRSLDANPLSNLPGNTSIIQRIQELVDMGREFALLYCDLDHFKSYNDKYGFIRGDEVLMMTSRVIVNTVRSMGLEYSFVGHVGGDDYVCIVPMARAEEACRRIIANFDPILPSFYDPEDRDRGTILAEDRRGEKQNVPLMSISIAVVMNHGGKIRHYGAAAYAASQLKKLAKEKEGSVYVIDQRLS